A genome region from Nitrosopumilus oxyclinae includes the following:
- a CDS encoding DNA-directed RNA polymerase subunit B has product MADPSTKRWPVIQDILKREGIARQHLNSFDEFLERGLQSIINEVGQIDIENAEYPYKIQLGKVKLQQPRMMELDGSITHITPAEARLRNVSYSAPVMMEASVVEDGKILESRFVHIGDVPVMAKSNACILHNFSSQKLIEHGEDPQDPGGYFIINGSERVIVGLEDLSYNKIIVDRETVGGNIVFKAKVYSSIVGYRAKLELVMKNDGLIVARIPGSPVDIPVVTLMRALGLESDREIASVVSLVDDIQDELEGSFEKAGDVPTSKDAIVYISKRIAPGMLEEFQIKRAETLLDWGLLPHLGKHPENRKEKAQFLGEAACKLLELKLGWITPDDKDHYGNKVIKFAGQMLADLFRTAFRNLVRDMKYQLERSGQKRGINAVAAAIRPGIITDKLNNAIATGNWGRGRVGVTQLLDRTNYLSTISHLRRIQSPLSRTQPNFEARDLHATHFGRICPSETPEGSNCGLVKNLALSGIISVNVPNEEIVEKLYDLGTVHFFDAKEDLKKDGARIFVDGKLIGYYKDGGELAESLRELRRNSKIHPHVGVSFHKSEIEGSTKRLYVNCNAGRVLRPLIIIKDNKPLLTTELLDKISKKLLSWTDLLRMGVLEMIDANEEENCYVTLDEKDAKKHTHLEVFPPSILGAGASIIPYPEHNQSPRNTYESAMAKQSLGFSTPMMNTSTYVRQHFMLYPQVPIVNTKAMKLLGLEDRPAGQNCVVAVLPFDGYNIEDAIVLSQSSVDRGLGRTFFFRIYDAEAKQYPGGMRDSFEIPNAEDNIRGYKGERAYRLLEDDGVVASESPVKGGDILIGKTSPPRFMEEYREFESSGPYRRDTSIGVRPSETGVIDTVVMTQSNEGGKMYKIRARDMRVPEIGDKFASRHGQKGVLGILAKAEDLPYTASGMSPDVLINPHAFPSRMTVGMMMESICGKAAALRGKRFDGSAFVGEKMPEVKEVMDAHGFEYSGKETMYDGRTGKSFPVDVFIGVVYYQKLHHMVADKIHARARGQVQMLTKQPTEGRARGGGLRFGEMERDCLIAYGASMILKDRLLDESDKSDIFVCERCGLVAYHDVKQRKYVCRVCGDKAKVSSVSVAYAFKLLLQEMQSLNVAPRLLIKEKI; this is encoded by the coding sequence ATGGCAGATCCTTCAACTAAAAGATGGCCCGTAATTCAAGACATCTTAAAACGTGAAGGAATTGCACGTCAACATCTAAACTCATTTGATGAATTTTTAGAACGAGGACTACAAAGTATCATAAATGAAGTTGGACAAATTGATATTGAAAATGCAGAGTACCCTTACAAAATTCAACTAGGAAAAGTAAAACTTCAACAACCAAGAATGATGGAACTTGACGGTTCAATCACTCACATTACTCCAGCTGAAGCAAGATTGAGAAATGTTTCTTATTCTGCACCAGTGATGATGGAGGCCAGTGTTGTAGAAGATGGAAAAATATTAGAATCTAGATTTGTTCATATTGGAGACGTACCAGTAATGGCAAAATCCAATGCATGCATTTTACATAATTTCTCTTCTCAAAAATTAATTGAACATGGTGAAGATCCACAAGACCCAGGTGGTTACTTTATCATCAATGGTTCAGAACGTGTAATTGTTGGATTGGAAGATCTTTCCTACAACAAAATAATTGTTGATAGAGAAACTGTTGGTGGCAATATTGTTTTCAAAGCTAAAGTATATTCTTCAATTGTTGGCTATCGTGCAAAACTAGAACTTGTCATGAAAAATGATGGTTTGATTGTAGCCCGAATCCCTGGTTCCCCTGTTGATATCCCAGTTGTCACATTAATGAGAGCACTTGGATTAGAATCTGATAGAGAAATTGCATCTGTAGTTTCACTAGTTGATGATATCCAAGATGAATTAGAAGGCTCTTTTGAAAAGGCAGGAGATGTTCCAACATCAAAAGATGCCATTGTCTATATCAGTAAAAGAATTGCACCTGGAATGTTAGAGGAGTTCCAGATTAAACGTGCTGAAACATTACTTGATTGGGGACTCTTACCACACTTGGGTAAACATCCAGAAAACAGAAAAGAAAAAGCCCAGTTCTTAGGTGAAGCAGCTTGTAAATTATTAGAATTAAAACTTGGATGGATTACTCCTGATGATAAAGATCATTATGGAAATAAAGTAATCAAATTTGCAGGACAAATGTTAGCAGATTTATTCAGAACTGCATTTAGAAATTTGGTTAGAGATATGAAATATCAACTCGAACGCTCTGGTCAAAAACGTGGAATTAATGCAGTTGCTGCAGCAATACGTCCGGGAATTATTACTGATAAATTAAACAATGCAATTGCAACTGGAAACTGGGGACGAGGTCGTGTCGGTGTCACTCAATTACTTGATAGAACAAATTATCTTTCAACAATCAGTCATCTTAGAAGAATTCAATCACCCCTAAGTAGAACTCAGCCAAATTTCGAAGCAAGAGATTTGCATGCAACACACTTTGGAAGAATCTGTCCTAGTGAAACTCCTGAAGGCTCAAACTGTGGTTTGGTTAAGAACTTGGCATTATCTGGAATCATTTCAGTAAACGTACCAAATGAGGAAATTGTAGAAAAACTCTATGATTTAGGAACTGTTCATTTCTTTGATGCAAAAGAAGATTTGAAGAAAGACGGAGCTAGAATATTTGTAGATGGTAAATTAATTGGATATTACAAAGATGGTGGAGAACTAGCAGAATCACTCAGAGAACTAAGAAGAAACTCAAAGATTCATCCACACGTTGGAGTATCATTCCACAAATCTGAAATCGAAGGATCAACAAAAAGACTGTATGTCAATTGCAATGCCGGTAGAGTTCTTCGTCCGTTAATTATTATCAAAGATAACAAACCACTACTAACTACAGAATTATTAGATAAAATTTCAAAGAAATTACTTTCTTGGACTGATCTTTTGCGAATGGGTGTCTTGGAAATGATTGATGCAAATGAAGAAGAGAACTGTTATGTTACTTTGGATGAAAAAGATGCCAAGAAACATACTCACTTGGAAGTTTTCCCACCATCAATTCTAGGTGCAGGAGCTTCTATTATTCCATATCCTGAACATAACCAATCTCCAAGAAATACATACGAATCTGCAATGGCAAAACAGAGTTTAGGATTTTCAACACCTATGATGAATACTAGTACATATGTTAGACAACACTTTATGCTATATCCTCAAGTTCCAATTGTCAATACAAAAGCAATGAAACTTTTAGGATTAGAAGACAGACCAGCAGGACAAAATTGTGTTGTTGCAGTATTACCATTTGATGGTTACAACATTGAAGACGCTATCGTATTGAGTCAATCATCTGTTGACCGAGGTCTTGGTAGAACATTCTTCTTTAGAATTTATGATGCTGAAGCAAAACAGTACCCTGGTGGAATGCGTGATAGCTTTGAAATTCCAAATGCTGAGGATAACATTAGAGGTTACAAAGGAGAACGTGCATACAGATTACTTGAAGACGATGGTGTAGTTGCATCAGAATCTCCAGTAAAAGGTGGAGATATTTTGATTGGAAAAACTAGCCCTCCAAGATTCATGGAAGAGTATAGAGAATTCGAATCTTCTGGTCCATACAGACGAGATACCTCAATTGGTGTAAGACCATCTGAAACTGGAGTAATTGACACTGTAGTTATGACTCAATCAAATGAAGGCGGAAAAATGTATAAAATTAGAGCAAGAGACATGAGAGTTCCTGAAATTGGTGATAAATTTGCATCAAGACATGGACAAAAAGGTGTACTTGGAATTTTAGCTAAAGCAGAAGATTTACCATACACTGCAAGTGGAATGTCTCCTGATGTTTTGATTAACCCACATGCATTCCCTTCAAGAATGACAGTTGGAATGATGATGGAATCTATCTGTGGTAAAGCAGCTGCATTACGTGGAAAAAGATTTGATGGTTCTGCATTTGTTGGTGAGAAGATGCCTGAAGTTAAAGAAGTAATGGATGCACACGGTTTTGAATATTCTGGTAAAGAAACAATGTATGATGGAAGAACTGGAAAATCTTTCCCAGTAGATGTCTTTATTGGAGTTGTATATTATCAAAAATTACACCACATGGTTGCAGACAAAATCCATGCAAGAGCTCGTGGACAAGTTCAGATGTTAACTAAACAACCAACTGAAGGAAGAGCAAGAGGTGGTGGATTAAGATTTGGTGAAATGGAGAGAGATTGTTTGATTGCTTATGGTGCTTCAATGATTCTTAAAGATAGATTGCTTGACGAGTCTGACAAATCTGATATCTTTGTATGTGAGAGATGTGGTCTAGTTGCTTATCATGATGTTAAACAAAGAAAATATGTTTGCAGAGTATGTGGAGATAAAGCCAAAGTATCTTCTGTATCTGTTGCATATGCATTCAAACTATTATTACAAGAAATGCAAAGTCTTAACGTTGCACCAAGATTGTTAATCAAGGAGAAAATCTAG
- a CDS encoding DNA-directed RNA polymerase subunit A' translates to MSVQAIKAIDGIRFSVWSPTEIRKYSVAEITAPETYDEDGMPVQGGLMDGRLGTLEPGQKCLTCGNTAARCPGHFGHIELAEPILHIAFIDNIYKLLQSTCRSCARLKVPQDDLNAFQKIKDKHAAYTVVSQKRIPEQIIEKAKKAKECPHCGKTQYELVFTKPTIFVEKTEIGEHRLLPITIRERFTQILDEDLTLLNYDPITARPEWFILQALPVPPVTVRPSIILETGIRSEDDLTHKMVDIIRVNQRLKESKEAGTPPLIVQDLVDLLQYHSTTYFDNEVSGIPQAHHRSGRPLKTLTQRLKGKEGRFRGSLSGKRVDFSSRTVISPDPNLDLSEVGVPEQVAMKLTIPEIVTEWNIERMRKLVINGPEQFPGVNYIVRPDGVKIRLDFVEDRSTIAETLEIGYLIERHLADGDIVMFNRQPSLHQMSIMAHYVRVLPGKTFRLHPSVCPPYNADFDGDEMNLHVPQSEEARAEAILLMRVQDQLISPRYGGPIIGALRDFVTGAYLLTKDDTTLSVQEFSNYAMLGGYTDALPKPGTKTKDGPAYTGKQLFSLFLPKDFNYVLTSKWSKGTKGPEKDVVIKNGELISGVIDKTSIGAEEPESVLHRITKDYGNAAGKTFLNSILIMVKQFITHYGFSYGYGDLEVPEKNVQQILDEIKETYDTVADLTDQYNKGTLKLTRGMKAEEALEAYIVNELGKAREKAGATANDSLDDNNAGKIMATTGARGSALNVGQMAGALGQQSRRGNRMSFGYSNRALTHYLENDSNPDAHGFVKSNYRTGLTALEFFFHAMGGREGLVDTAVRTQQSGYMQRRLINALEHIRLEYDGTVRDPHGHIVQFLYGEDGIDVQKSDHGEAFNASRLAESQTIIDSGKKATKDEIDTLAKKYTKIFNPRLTQLVTDALQKSNLSKEGVEAVCKKGLSLYKNAQVEPGQAVGIVTAQSIGEPGTQMTLRTFHFAGIKERNVTLGLPRLIELVDARKKPVTPTMDIYLDKESKNSREKAIEVARNVLQTNVSALIANTETDYSTNIKLIMSPNRLKERGCSMAEVEAALSSNKKFKMEVTGELITLNLVDEADTASAIAIRNKVLKTIVKGVPDVERVTLVQKNDEWIIQTTGSNIAKVLAVKGIDKRNVRTNNVFEIAGTLGIEAARNSLINELNHTLGDQGLEVDNRYIMLVSDLMCSRGYMQQIGRHGIAGTKDSVLARAAFEITVPTIAHAALQGEVEQLKGITENVIVGSNIPIGSGTVDLYMQVSKKNKKTE, encoded by the coding sequence ATGTCTGTTCAAGCAATTAAAGCAATTGACGGAATTCGATTTTCAGTATGGTCTCCAACTGAAATTAGAAAATATTCAGTAGCTGAAATCACTGCCCCTGAAACATACGATGAAGATGGAATGCCAGTACAAGGGGGTCTTATGGATGGACGATTAGGAACACTTGAGCCTGGACAAAAATGTCTTACATGTGGAAATACTGCAGCAAGATGTCCTGGACACTTTGGACACATTGAACTTGCAGAACCAATTTTACACATTGCCTTTATTGATAATATTTACAAATTATTACAATCCACATGTCGTTCTTGTGCAAGACTCAAAGTCCCTCAAGATGATCTAAATGCATTCCAGAAAATTAAAGATAAACACGCAGCATACACTGTAGTTTCACAAAAACGTATTCCAGAACAAATTATTGAAAAAGCAAAGAAAGCAAAAGAGTGCCCTCATTGTGGAAAAACCCAATACGAGCTAGTCTTTACAAAACCAACAATCTTTGTAGAAAAAACTGAAATTGGTGAACACAGATTATTACCAATTACAATTAGAGAAAGATTTACACAAATTCTTGATGAAGATTTAACATTACTAAATTATGATCCAATCACTGCAAGACCAGAATGGTTTATTCTTCAAGCATTACCTGTTCCTCCAGTAACTGTTAGACCTTCAATTATTCTTGAAACTGGAATTCGTTCTGAAGATGACTTGACACACAAAATGGTAGATATCATCAGAGTTAATCAAAGACTAAAGGAAAGTAAAGAAGCAGGTACTCCTCCGTTAATTGTTCAAGATTTAGTTGACCTGTTACAATATCACTCTACAACATACTTTGATAATGAGGTCTCTGGAATTCCACAAGCTCATCATCGTTCTGGACGTCCACTCAAAACTTTAACTCAAAGACTAAAGGGTAAAGAGGGAAGATTTAGAGGATCACTGTCTGGAAAGAGAGTCGATTTTTCTAGTAGAACTGTAATTTCACCTGATCCTAACTTGGATTTGTCTGAAGTTGGAGTTCCTGAACAAGTTGCAATGAAACTTACTATTCCTGAAATTGTCACTGAATGGAATATTGAAAGAATGAGAAAATTAGTAATTAACGGACCTGAACAATTCCCTGGTGTAAACTATATTGTAAGACCAGACGGTGTAAAGATTAGATTAGATTTCGTAGAAGACCGCTCTACTATTGCTGAAACCCTTGAGATTGGATATTTGATTGAAAGACATCTTGCAGACGGTGATATTGTCATGTTTAACAGACAACCATCACTCCACCAGATGTCAATTATGGCTCACTATGTGAGAGTACTTCCAGGTAAAACATTCAGATTACACCCATCTGTATGTCCGCCATACAACGCAGACTTTGATGGTGATGAGATGAACCTTCACGTACCTCAAAGTGAGGAAGCAAGAGCAGAAGCAATTCTTTTGATGAGAGTTCAAGATCAATTAATCTCTCCAAGATATGGTGGTCCAATTATTGGGGCACTAAGAGACTTTGTAACTGGTGCATATCTTCTAACTAAAGACGATACTACATTATCCGTTCAAGAATTTTCAAACTATGCAATGCTTGGTGGTTATACTGATGCACTTCCAAAACCTGGTACCAAAACAAAAGATGGTCCTGCATATACTGGTAAACAACTATTCTCATTATTCCTTCCAAAAGACTTCAACTATGTTCTTACTTCAAAATGGTCAAAGGGAACAAAAGGTCCAGAAAAAGATGTTGTAATTAAAAACGGTGAATTAATCAGCGGTGTAATTGACAAAACATCAATCGGTGCAGAAGAACCTGAAAGTGTCTTACACAGAATTACAAAAGACTATGGAAATGCAGCTGGTAAGACTTTCTTAAACTCTATTCTAATTATGGTAAAACAATTCATCACACACTATGGATTCAGTTATGGTTATGGTGATCTTGAAGTACCAGAAAAGAATGTGCAACAAATCTTAGATGAAATCAAAGAAACTTATGATACTGTAGCTGACCTAACTGATCAATATAACAAAGGAACTCTAAAGCTAACAAGAGGTATGAAGGCTGAAGAGGCCTTAGAGGCATACATCGTCAATGAGCTAGGTAAAGCAAGAGAGAAAGCAGGAGCTACTGCAAATGATTCTCTAGATGATAATAACGCTGGAAAAATCATGGCCACAACTGGTGCCAGAGGTTCAGCACTTAACGTAGGTCAGATGGCAGGTGCATTAGGCCAACAATCAAGACGAGGAAATAGAATGAGTTTTGGTTATAGTAATCGTGCATTAACACATTATTTAGAAAATGATAGTAATCCTGATGCACATGGATTTGTAAAATCAAATTACAGAACAGGTCTTACAGCTTTAGAATTCTTCTTCCACGCAATGGGTGGGCGTGAAGGATTAGTAGATACTGCAGTTAGAACCCAACAAAGTGGTTACATGCAGCGTAGATTGATTAACGCATTAGAGCACATTAGATTAGAATATGATGGAACCGTAAGAGACCCACACGGACACATCGTTCAATTCCTTTATGGTGAAGATGGAATTGATGTGCAGAAAAGTGATCATGGTGAGGCATTTAATGCAAGTAGATTGGCAGAATCTCAAACCATTATTGATTCTGGAAAGAAAGCAACCAAAGATGAAATTGATACATTGGCTAAAAAATACACAAAGATATTCAATCCAAGATTAACTCAACTTGTAACTGATGCTTTACAGAAATCTAACTTGAGTAAAGAAGGTGTTGAAGCAGTATGTAAGAAAGGACTTTCCCTTTACAAAAATGCACAAGTTGAACCTGGTCAAGCAGTAGGAATTGTCACGGCACAATCTATTGGTGAACCTGGTACTCAGATGACTTTGAGAACATTCCACTTTGCAGGAATTAAAGAAAGAAACGTAACTTTGGGTCTTCCAAGATTAATTGAATTAGTTGATGCTAGAAAGAAACCAGTTACTCCAACTATGGATATCTATCTTGACAAGGAATCAAAGAATTCTCGAGAAAAAGCAATCGAAGTTGCACGAAACGTATTGCAAACTAACGTCAGTGCATTGATTGCTAATACTGAAACTGATTACTCTACAAATATCAAATTAATCATGAGTCCTAACAGACTAAAAGAGAGAGGATGTTCGATGGCCGAAGTAGAAGCCGCACTTTCATCTAATAAGAAATTCAAGATGGAAGTTACAGGCGAATTAATCACTTTGAATTTGGTAGATGAGGCAGATACTGCATCTGCAATTGCAATTAGAAATAAAGTTCTCAAGACTATTGTTAAAGGAGTTCCAGATGTTGAGCGAGTTACACTTGTTCAAAAGAATGATGAATGGATTATTCAGACAACTGGTTCAAACATTGCTAAAGTACTTGCAGTAAAAGGCATTGACAAAAGAAATGTTAGAACAAACAATGTCTTTGAAATTGCAGGAACCTTGGGAATTGAGGCTGCCAGAAATTCATTAATCAATGAACTTAACCATACTTTGGGTGACCAGGGATTAGAAGTTGATAATCGATACATCATGTTGGTATCTGACTTGATGTGTTCTAGAGGTTACATGCAACAAATTGGTAGACATGGAATTGCAGGTACTAAAGATAGTGTTCTTGCAAGGGCCGCATTCGAAATTACAGTCCCAACAATTGCACATGCTGCACTACAGGGTGAAGTTGAACAACTCAAAGGTATTACAGAAAACGTTATTGTTGGAAGTAATATTCCAATTGGAAGTGGTACTGTTGACTTGTACATGCAAGTAAGCAAGAAAAACAAGAAAACTGAGTAA
- a CDS encoding LSM domain-containing protein, translated as MADEISTLMSNSKGKVVLLRLRNTQTIQGLLQDFDIHMNLTLEDAEDVTEEKHQKLGKILLRGDNILAVSLPEEDK; from the coding sequence ATGGCCGATGAAATTTCTACATTAATGAGTAACAGTAAAGGTAAAGTCGTTTTACTTCGATTGAGAAATACTCAAACTATACAGGGGCTTTTACAAGACTTTGATATTCATATGAATCTCACATTGGAGGATGCTGAAGATGTTACAGAAGAAAAACATCAAAAACTTGGAAAAATCTTACTCCGAGGAGATAACATCTTGGCAGTTTCATTGCCTGAAGAAGACAAATAG